One genomic segment of Euwallacea fornicatus isolate EFF26 chromosome 18, ASM4011564v1, whole genome shotgun sequence includes these proteins:
- the Tao gene encoding serine/threonine-protein kinase Tao isoform X2 has protein sequence MAPVPRPGSLRDPDIAELFFKHDPEKIFEDLREIGHGSFGAVYYARCLISKEVVAIKKMSFSGKQSLEKWQDILKEIRFLKQLKHHNTIEYKGCYLKDNTAWLVMEYCLGSASDIIEVHKRPLREDEISAICDGVLRGLSYLHDFGRIHRDVKAGNILLTENGTVKLADFGSASIKCPANSFVGTPYWMAPEVILAMDEGQYDGKVDVWSLGITCIELAERKPPYFNMNAMSALYHIAQNDSPTLSSNEWTDVFKHFVEACLQKSPQLRPSSLQLLNHIFVTRQRSPNVLTDLIQRTKAAVRDLDNLNYRKMKKILMIENCETESNIDSLPDVDDAPEEPTGGDSSKSNSVTSEHSVHSVGVSASSQSSSTNSLPAGGEDGTARRQRPINHVAAAALSEHSSGNNFATIRTTSIVTKQQKEHMQEEMHEQMSGYKRMRREHQSALMKLEDKCRMEMEGHKNQLDKEYDALLANFSKELEKLQARHQQELERKAKQSAAAEKKLIKDITTRQDNDRKAFEAHRKKEYKANKERWKRELSQDDSTPKRQRDATLQTHKDNLKQVDAQEEQRLIMGHRAELDLELRKFRRKRLLAYHQLEQNLLRQELHKRQQQLEQAHSMLLRHHEKTQELEYRQQKAVHALREEQLKNQHDTELANQAEYMKRTEREMRKKHALELKQQPKSLKQKEMLVRKQFRETCKVQTKQYKALKAQILMSTPKEQQKTVIKKLKEEQRRKLALLGDQYEQSIAEMLQKQCIKLDESQELQIQQMKERLQYELEILIAYQSKNKMQAQAQRDRERSELQERVEVRKALLEQKMLAENQRFIEERGERIRILHEKQERELEEFDDESVRLGFSSLAIAEMSLPLEDMSRDDFDGESSLSGSMLSLAHSNSSTSFSPNSV, from the exons ATGGCGCCGGTGCCCCGGCCAGGCAGCCTACGAGATCCAGACATTGCTGAGCTCTTCTTCAAGCATGATCCTGAGAAGATATTCGAGGATCTGCGCGAGATCGGCCATGGCAGTTTCGGGGCG GTGTACTATGCGCGATGCCTCATTTCCAAAGAAGTGGTGGCCATCAAGAAGATGTCATTCAGCGGCAAGCAAAGTTTAGAGAAGTGGCAAGATATTCTAAAGGAGATCAG GTTTCTGAAGCAACTGAAGCATCACAACACCATAGAATACAAGGGATGTTATCTCAAAGACAACACTGCGTGGCTGGTAATGGAATATTGCTTAGGCAGTGCATCAGACATCATTGAGGTGCATAAGAGACCATTGCGCGAAGACGAGATTTCAGCCATTTGTGATGGTGTACTTAGGGGGTTGAGTTATCTGCATGATTTTGGAAGGATTCATAG AGATGTGAAGGCCGGGAATATACTGTTGACTGAGAATGGGACAGTTAAGTTGGCGGATTTTGGAAGTGCGTCCATTAAGTGTCCAGCCAATTCGTTTGTCGGTACACCATATTGGATGGCTCCAGAG gtaattttagCTATGGATGAGGGCCAGTATGACGGAAAGGTGGACGTGTGGTCGCTGGGTATTACATGTATAGAACTGGCGGAACGAAAGCCGCCATATTTTAATATGAACGCTATGTCTGCACTCTACCACATTGCTCAAAACGACTCTCCTACGCTCTCTTCGAACGAATGGACAGACGTTTTTAAACACTTTGTGGAAGCTTGTTTGCAG AAATCGCCCCAATTAAGACCGAGCTCGCTGCAACTTCTCAACCACATTTTCGTGACCAGGCAGCGATCACCTAATGTTTTAACCGACCTAATTCAAAGAACCAAGGCGGCTGTACGTGATTTAGACAATTTGAACTAtcgcaaaatgaaaaaaatactgatgaTTGAAAATTGTGAAACCGAGAGCAATATTGATTCATTACCAGATGTAGATGATGCTCCAGAAGAACCTACCGGCGGGGACAGTTCAAAGAGCAATTCCGTCACCTCGGAACATTCAGTACATTCAGTGGGAGTGTCCGCTAGCAGTCAGTCTAGCAGTACAAATAGTTTACCTGCAG GAGGTGAAGATGGTACTGCAAGACGACAGAGACCAATCAATCACGTTGCAGCCGCCGCTTTAAGCGAACATTCTAGCGGCAACAATTTCGCCACCATTCGGACGACGAGCATAGTGACCAAGCAGCAGAAGGAACATATGCAAGAGGAGATGCATGAGCAGATGTCCGGGTATAAGCGCATGCGGAGGGAGCACCAGAGCGCGCTGATGAAGTTGGAAGACAAGTGCAGGATGGAAATGGAAGGACACAAGAATCAGTTGGATAAGGAGTATGATGCGCTGCTAGCGAATTTCAGCAAGGAGTTGGAGAAGTTGCAAGCCAG GCATCAGCAGGAATTGGAGCGTAAAGCGAAACAAAGTGCGGCGGCGGAAAAGAAGCTTATTAAGGATATTACCACCCGGCAAGACAACGACAGAAAAGCCTTTGAAGCGCATAGGAAAAAAGAATACAAAGCCAATAAGGAGAGGTGGAAACGAGAACTGTCCCAGGACGATTCCACCCCGAAAAGGCAACGGGATGCAACTTTACA GACTCATAAAGATAACTTAAAGCAAGTGGACGCCCAGGAGGAACAGAGGTTAATTATGGGGCACAGAGCCGAGCTAGATTTAGAATTAAGGAAGTTTAGGAGAAAACGGCTATTAGCCTACCATCAATTAGAACAA AATTTACTAAGGCAGGAACTCCACAAACGCCAGCAGCAATTGGAACAGGCCCATTCTATGTTGTTGCGACATCACGAAAAAACCCAAGAACTGGAATATCGGCAACAAAAGGCGGTGCACGCGTTACGTGAGGAACAACTCAAAAACCAGCATGACACCGAATTGGCCAATCAAGCTGAATACATGAAGCGGACGGAGCGTGAGATGCGCAAAAAACACGCGTTGGAGTTGAAACAGCAGCCGAAGTCGCTGAAGCAAAAGGAGATGCTGGTTCGTAAGCAGTTCCGGGAGACGTGCAAGGTGCAGACAAAGCAGTACAAAGCTCTGAAGGCGCAAATTCTGATGAGCACACCGAAAGAGCAACAGAAGACGGTTATTAAGAAACTGAAAGAGGAGCAAAGGAGGAAGTTGGCTTTGTTGGGAGATCAGTACGAGCAGAGTATTGCAGAGATGTTGCAGAAGCAGTGCATTAAGCTTGATGAGAGTCAAGAG CTTCAAATTCAGCAAATGAAGGAAAGGTTGCAATATGAACTGGAAATTTTGATTGCATATCAAAGCAAGAACAAAATGCAGGCTCAAGCTCAGAGGGACCGGGAAAGGAGTGAATTACAGGAGCGAGTAGAAGTGAGAAAGGCTTTACTGGAACAAAAA ATGTTGGCAGAAAATCAAAGGTTTATCGAGGAGCGTGGCGAAAGGATTAGGATTCTGCACGAAAAGCAGGAGAGAGAATTAGAAGAATTTGATGACGAGTCTGTGAGATTGGGTTTTAG TTCTCTGGCAATCGCAGAGATGTCTCTGCCATTGGAAGACATGAGCCGTGATGATTTCGACGGTGAATCTAGTCTGTCAGGCTCGATGCTCAGCTTGGCGCATTCGAATAGTTCCACCAGCTTCTCACCCAACTCCGTTTAG
- the Tao gene encoding serine/threonine-protein kinase Tao isoform X1 — translation MAPVPRPGSLRDPDIAELFFKHDPEKIFEDLREIGHGSFGAVYYARCLISKEVVAIKKMSFSGKQSLEKWQDILKEIRFLKQLKHHNTIEYKGCYLKDNTAWLVMEYCLGSASDIIEVHKRPLREDEISAICDGVLRGLSYLHDFGRIHRDVKAGNILLTENGTVKLADFGSASIKCPANSFVGTPYWMAPEVILAMDEGQYDGKVDVWSLGITCIELAERKPPYFNMNAMSALYHIAQNDSPTLSSNEWTDVFKHFVEACLQKSPQLRPSSLQLLNHIFVTRQRSPNVLTDLIQRTKAAVRDLDNLNYRKMKKILMIENCETESNIDSLPDVDDAPEEPTGGDSSKSNSVTSEHSVHSVGVSASSQSSSTNSLPAVSAWHVGGEDGTARRQRPINHVAAAALSEHSSGNNFATIRTTSIVTKQQKEHMQEEMHEQMSGYKRMRREHQSALMKLEDKCRMEMEGHKNQLDKEYDALLANFSKELEKLQARHQQELERKAKQSAAAEKKLIKDITTRQDNDRKAFEAHRKKEYKANKERWKRELSQDDSTPKRQRDATLQTHKDNLKQVDAQEEQRLIMGHRAELDLELRKFRRKRLLAYHQLEQNLLRQELHKRQQQLEQAHSMLLRHHEKTQELEYRQQKAVHALREEQLKNQHDTELANQAEYMKRTEREMRKKHALELKQQPKSLKQKEMLVRKQFRETCKVQTKQYKALKAQILMSTPKEQQKTVIKKLKEEQRRKLALLGDQYEQSIAEMLQKQCIKLDESQELQIQQMKERLQYELEILIAYQSKNKMQAQAQRDRERSELQERVEVRKALLEQKMLAENQRFIEERGERIRILHEKQERELEEFDDESVRLGFSSLAIAEMSLPLEDMSRDDFDGESSLSGSMLSLAHSNSSTSFSPNSV, via the exons ATGGCGCCGGTGCCCCGGCCAGGCAGCCTACGAGATCCAGACATTGCTGAGCTCTTCTTCAAGCATGATCCTGAGAAGATATTCGAGGATCTGCGCGAGATCGGCCATGGCAGTTTCGGGGCG GTGTACTATGCGCGATGCCTCATTTCCAAAGAAGTGGTGGCCATCAAGAAGATGTCATTCAGCGGCAAGCAAAGTTTAGAGAAGTGGCAAGATATTCTAAAGGAGATCAG GTTTCTGAAGCAACTGAAGCATCACAACACCATAGAATACAAGGGATGTTATCTCAAAGACAACACTGCGTGGCTGGTAATGGAATATTGCTTAGGCAGTGCATCAGACATCATTGAGGTGCATAAGAGACCATTGCGCGAAGACGAGATTTCAGCCATTTGTGATGGTGTACTTAGGGGGTTGAGTTATCTGCATGATTTTGGAAGGATTCATAG AGATGTGAAGGCCGGGAATATACTGTTGACTGAGAATGGGACAGTTAAGTTGGCGGATTTTGGAAGTGCGTCCATTAAGTGTCCAGCCAATTCGTTTGTCGGTACACCATATTGGATGGCTCCAGAG gtaattttagCTATGGATGAGGGCCAGTATGACGGAAAGGTGGACGTGTGGTCGCTGGGTATTACATGTATAGAACTGGCGGAACGAAAGCCGCCATATTTTAATATGAACGCTATGTCTGCACTCTACCACATTGCTCAAAACGACTCTCCTACGCTCTCTTCGAACGAATGGACAGACGTTTTTAAACACTTTGTGGAAGCTTGTTTGCAG AAATCGCCCCAATTAAGACCGAGCTCGCTGCAACTTCTCAACCACATTTTCGTGACCAGGCAGCGATCACCTAATGTTTTAACCGACCTAATTCAAAGAACCAAGGCGGCTGTACGTGATTTAGACAATTTGAACTAtcgcaaaatgaaaaaaatactgatgaTTGAAAATTGTGAAACCGAGAGCAATATTGATTCATTACCAGATGTAGATGATGCTCCAGAAGAACCTACCGGCGGGGACAGTTCAAAGAGCAATTCCGTCACCTCGGAACATTCAGTACATTCAGTGGGAGTGTCCGCTAGCAGTCAGTCTAGCAGTACAAATAGTTTACCTGCAG TTTCTGCATGGCATGTAGGAGGTGAAGATGGTACTGCAAGACGACAGAGACCAATCAATCACGTTGCAGCCGCCGCTTTAAGCGAACATTCTAGCGGCAACAATTTCGCCACCATTCGGACGACGAGCATAGTGACCAAGCAGCAGAAGGAACATATGCAAGAGGAGATGCATGAGCAGATGTCCGGGTATAAGCGCATGCGGAGGGAGCACCAGAGCGCGCTGATGAAGTTGGAAGACAAGTGCAGGATGGAAATGGAAGGACACAAGAATCAGTTGGATAAGGAGTATGATGCGCTGCTAGCGAATTTCAGCAAGGAGTTGGAGAAGTTGCAAGCCAG GCATCAGCAGGAATTGGAGCGTAAAGCGAAACAAAGTGCGGCGGCGGAAAAGAAGCTTATTAAGGATATTACCACCCGGCAAGACAACGACAGAAAAGCCTTTGAAGCGCATAGGAAAAAAGAATACAAAGCCAATAAGGAGAGGTGGAAACGAGAACTGTCCCAGGACGATTCCACCCCGAAAAGGCAACGGGATGCAACTTTACA GACTCATAAAGATAACTTAAAGCAAGTGGACGCCCAGGAGGAACAGAGGTTAATTATGGGGCACAGAGCCGAGCTAGATTTAGAATTAAGGAAGTTTAGGAGAAAACGGCTATTAGCCTACCATCAATTAGAACAA AATTTACTAAGGCAGGAACTCCACAAACGCCAGCAGCAATTGGAACAGGCCCATTCTATGTTGTTGCGACATCACGAAAAAACCCAAGAACTGGAATATCGGCAACAAAAGGCGGTGCACGCGTTACGTGAGGAACAACTCAAAAACCAGCATGACACCGAATTGGCCAATCAAGCTGAATACATGAAGCGGACGGAGCGTGAGATGCGCAAAAAACACGCGTTGGAGTTGAAACAGCAGCCGAAGTCGCTGAAGCAAAAGGAGATGCTGGTTCGTAAGCAGTTCCGGGAGACGTGCAAGGTGCAGACAAAGCAGTACAAAGCTCTGAAGGCGCAAATTCTGATGAGCACACCGAAAGAGCAACAGAAGACGGTTATTAAGAAACTGAAAGAGGAGCAAAGGAGGAAGTTGGCTTTGTTGGGAGATCAGTACGAGCAGAGTATTGCAGAGATGTTGCAGAAGCAGTGCATTAAGCTTGATGAGAGTCAAGAG CTTCAAATTCAGCAAATGAAGGAAAGGTTGCAATATGAACTGGAAATTTTGATTGCATATCAAAGCAAGAACAAAATGCAGGCTCAAGCTCAGAGGGACCGGGAAAGGAGTGAATTACAGGAGCGAGTAGAAGTGAGAAAGGCTTTACTGGAACAAAAA ATGTTGGCAGAAAATCAAAGGTTTATCGAGGAGCGTGGCGAAAGGATTAGGATTCTGCACGAAAAGCAGGAGAGAGAATTAGAAGAATTTGATGACGAGTCTGTGAGATTGGGTTTTAG TTCTCTGGCAATCGCAGAGATGTCTCTGCCATTGGAAGACATGAGCCGTGATGATTTCGACGGTGAATCTAGTCTGTCAGGCTCGATGCTCAGCTTGGCGCATTCGAATAGTTCCACCAGCTTCTCACCCAACTCCGTTTAG
- the LOC136344826 gene encoding uncharacterized protein, whose translation MELILNLNPTNPKLSYYNQGKQPIVDEFYTLLGFNNSLPVLTSALSSPGAGTKPKSKIKVLKPSPTSSSNLNVSKVQVDEHGEKFIELNGQKLKVVPEGQIPKEVRKRTFLLKQQLINSGLKSPLQVHVVGNGITDKDKVMKIKLIKTKITNSIHTAISGDTNQPVNPPVDISTDSVKPTELKLENLSDSDISETFPVFKVTKVVKSYDKKHITASTVPHKKTKLLTATNLKILNQVKMQALNLSTKRDENSELKLKQYTNKKHNQSIEVQTDPHEPEEVQEDISAPKAKRYKNLHNVSIGVQTDCQQKQFNNQMVQTDVQDLIPSFEPTNFFDSSLDDMDQYCKVILSDVNFGLGPSMNKIASKFVQVDSGQLGNSSTLSSSASSSLKRDNNDLMRKKLMFFTDLRECLTYNTEGNLPLHEGVIHNELRLVKRHCAALKARKVGINLETHNGCTPLQLAIINNAQSIIVKTLLDYGADLKDVDGEGNNILHLGAMFQRHEALAIILVHKSFESCSHCINDYNFEGLTPLMICCTRGWAAGVLLFIGNKANVNCRDQTSGRTALFHAAEAQNTQIVKLLLDHHADPKVKNFFGTSPHDAMYELEDMPETIKSLIFGRTKKRCIEAEMNPCRTAKAAKSLKTYPKLQKLSPKTGTFATPQVRYRMEQKIK comes from the exons ATGGAGTTGATTCTCAACCTGAACCCGACTAATCCCAAACTGAGCTACTACAACCAGGGCAAGCAACCCATAGTTGACGAATTTTACACTCTACTCGGTTTTAATAACAGTCTGCCTGTTTTGACTTCTGCCTTAAGTTCACCTGGTGCTGGCACAAAACccaaatctaaaattaaagtactaAAACCTTCACCCACTTCATCATCAAATCTTAACGTATCTAAGGTCCAAGTGGACGAGCATGGAGAAAAGTTCATTGAATTGAATGGTCAAAAGTTGAAAGTGGTCCCTGAAGGTCAAATTCCTAAAGAAGTTCGGAAAAGGACTTTTCTACTGAAGCAACAATTGATTAACAGCGGTTTAAAAAGCCCGCTACAAGTTCACGTGGTAGGAAATGGGATTACTGATAAGGATAAggttatgaaaataaaactgataaaaacaaaaataaccaaCAGTATTCATACTGCAATCAGTGGCGACACTAACCAGCCTGTGAATCCTCCTGTTGATATTTCAACAGACTCTGTGAAACCCACAGAGTTGAAGCTTGAAAATCTTTCTGACAGTGATATAAGTGAAACATTCCCAGTGTTTAAGGTTACAAAGGTGGTCAAGTCTTATGACAAGAAGCACATTACTGCTTCCACAGTGCCTCATAAAAAGACGAAATTACTTACAGCTACCAATTTGAAAATCCTCAATCAAGTAAAAATGCAGGCTCTGAATTTATCAACAAAACGAGATGAAAACAGTGAACTTAAACTAAAACAATATACTAACAAGAAGCATAACCAATCTATTGAAGTACAAACAGACCCTCATGAACCTGAAGAGGTACAGGAAGACATCAGTGCACCCAAAGCTAAGAGATATAAGAACTTGCACAATGTTTCCATAGGGGTTCAGACGGACTGCCAACAGAAACAGTTTAATAACCAGATGGTACAAACTGATGTGCAAGATCTAATCCCCTCATTTGAACCTACAAATTTCTTCGATTCTTCACTAGATGATATGGACCAGTACTGTAAAGTGATTTTATCAGATGTTAATTTTGGTCTTGGACCTTCCATGAATAAAATAGCAAGTAAATTCGTACAAGTGGATAGTGGACAATTGGGCAATAGTAGTACTCTGAGTAGTTCAGCCAGCAGCAGTCTGAAACGTGACAACAATGATCTAATGAGAAAGAAGTTGATGTTTTTCACTGACTTGAGAGAATGCCTTACTTATAATACTGAGGGAAATTT GCCCCTGCATGAAGGAGTCATACACAACGAATTAAGGTTGGTTAAAAGGCATTGCGCAGCGCTGAAAGCTCGGAAAGTTGGAATCAATCTGGAAACTCACAATGGATGT ACGCCCCTTCAGTTAGCCATCATCAACAACGCACAGAGCATTATAGTGAAGACTTTATTAGACTACGGAGCGGACCTCAAAGACGTCGATGGAGAGGGCAACAACATCCTCCATTTGGGCGCTATGTTCCAAAGGCACGAAGCATTGGCAATCATTCTTGTTCATAAGTCCTTTGAGTCGTGCTCTCATTGTATAAACGACTATAACTTCGAAG GTTTAACCCCTTTGATGATATGCTGTACTCGAGGTTGGGCCGCTGGGGTTTTACTGTTCATCGGCAACAAAGCAAATGTGAATTGCCGGGATCAGACCAGCGGCAGAACCGCCCTGTTCCATGCAGCAGAAGCACAAAACACTCAGATTGTCAAATTGCTGCTGGATCATCATGCGGATCCTAAAGTCAAGAATTTCTTCGGGACGAGCCCGCACGACGCTATGTACGAGCTGGAGGACATGCCTGAGACCATTAAAAGTCTGATTTTCGGTAGAACGAAAAAAAGATGCATAG AGGCCGAAATGAATCCCTGTAGGACTGCGAAGGCTGCAAAAAGTCTGAAAACTTACCCGAAATTGCAAAAGCTTAGTCCGAAAACTGGAACTTTTGCCACTCCCCAAGTGCGTTATCGTATGGAAcagaaaattaagtaa
- the LOC136344831 gene encoding putative fatty acyl-CoA reductase CG5065, with protein sequence MGDHHKSNYSPSISDFYSHTKVFITGATGFVGKALVEKLLRSCQKLDAIFVLIRPKRGVAVEQRLNDLLKNSVFNKLREKTPDVFEKIKLISGDVGQPNLGLSDGDRQFLIENINIVFHSAATVKFNENLKTAVDLNTLGTKRVLNLCRKMKKLKSCIHVSTAFSNSDKRVVEERVYTPTYDAHAVLNIVQNLPEDIVEALSPRLIGKHPNTYTFTKALAEQLVQENSGNIPTAIVRPSIITPAWKEPSPGWVDNFSGITGIMMECGRGTIRSIIADENCQMDLVPVDIVVNTLITAAWHVVTHKSGDLQVYNCTSGSLNPVTWKEFGEYTHKQSHKYPSKYVTWYPGFTYTTRRFLHCIYATLCHNIPSALLDLSLVCVGKKPMMLKFSRKVNQALEAGSFFAVHEWVFSSASYRSLIQAVHTMEDSERFPVDFSLGSGFEWEDYVGVFLKGVRIYVLKDEMTSLPRARTKLNRLYWFQKVLQFIPYVIALILTRQMMKSLQ encoded by the exons ATGGGAGACCACCATAAATCGAATTATTCTCCCTCCATTTCCGACTTTTACTCTCATACAAAAGTATTCATAACAGGTGCCACAG GATTTGTCGGCAAGGCCCTTGTGGAAAAGCTGCTCCGGTCATGTCAAAAATTGGACGCAATCTTTGTTTTAATAAGACCAAAAAGGGGAGTGGCTGTGGAGCAAAGGCTAAACGATTTGCTTAAAAATTCG GTATTCAATAAACTGAGGGAGAAAACTCCggatgtttttgaaaaaatcaaacttatCTCTGGGGATGTTGGGCAGCCCAACTTGGGGCTCTCCGATGGAGATCGGCAATTtctcattgaaaatattaacataGTGTTCCATTCAGCCGCCACAGTAAA gtTTAATGAGAATCTAAAAACTGCTGTAGATTTGAATACGTTAGGGACGAAGAGGGTCCTCAACCTATGccggaaaatgaaaaagttgaaa AGCTGCATTCATGTATCTACTGCCTTCTCCAACTCAGATAAACGAGTGGTAGAAGAGAGAGTCTATACACCCACTTATGACGCCCATGCGGTCTTGAACATAGTTCAAAACCTCCCTGAAGACATCGTTGAGGCCTTATCGCCACGTTTAATT ggGAAACACCCAAATACCTACACGTTCACCAAAGCCCTGGCAGAACAACTGGTTCAAGAAAATTCCGGAAATATCCCCACTGCCATTGTACGTCCATCAATAA TTACTCCAGCTTGGAAAGAGCCTTCTCCAGGCTGGGTGGACAATTTCAGTGGAATCACCGGTATTATGATGGAATGCGGAAGAGGCACAATCCGATCCATAATCGCAGATGAAAATTGCCAAATGGACTTGGTCCCAGTTGATATTGTAGTCAACACTCTCATAACAGCTGCCTGGCATGTTGTAACACACAA GTCAGGTGATCTTCAAGTATACAACTGCACCAGTGGATCTTTAAACCCAGTTACATGGAAAGAGTTTGGCGAATACACTCACAAACAAAGCCATAAGTATCCCAGTAAATACGTCACATGGTATCCGGGGTTTACCTACACTACCCGAAGGTTTCTGCATTGCATTTACGCCACTTTATGCCATAATATACCATCGGCTTTGTTGGATTTATCGTTAGTCTGTGTAGGAAAGAAGCCCAT GATGTTAAAATTCTCGAGGAAAGTTAACCAAGCATTGGAAGCAGGGAGTTTCTTTGCGGTCCATGAATGGGTTTTTAGTTCAGCTTCGTATAGATCTTTAATTCAAGCAGTTCATACCATGGAGGATAGCGAGAGATTTCCTGTTGATTTCAGTTTAGGAAGTGGTTTTGAGTGGGAGGATTATGTAGGAGTGTTCCTGAAAGGAGTCAGAATTTATGTCTTGAAAGATGAGATGACCAGTCTTCCGAGAGCAAGGACGAAGCTTAATAG GTTGTATTGGTTCCAGAAAGTACTACAATTTATCCCATACGTGATTGCGTTAATATTAACAAGACAAATGATGAAGAGTCTTCAATGA